In Pseudomonas sp. MTM4, one genomic interval encodes:
- the tssJ gene encoding type VI secretion system lipoprotein TssJ has translation MSRFFPAAVLAALAALAGCSALSPNSHLTKLDLSLQGSDRLNPDLNGRPSPIVIRLIELTHPVAFENADFFSLYQRPKEVLSPDLVIQEELELRPGEQRDLKLFVQEHSRYVGVLAAYRDLPESSWRFVIPLQHKTQNRIELTLDEHGIQAADPLAKGTDQ, from the coding sequence ATGTCTCGCTTTTTCCCCGCTGCGGTGCTTGCTGCGCTGGCCGCGCTCGCCGGCTGCTCGGCGCTCTCGCCCAATTCCCATCTGACCAAGCTGGACCTGTCGTTGCAGGGCAGCGACCGGCTCAATCCCGACCTCAACGGTCGCCCATCGCCCATCGTGATACGCCTGATCGAACTCACGCATCCGGTGGCCTTTGAGAACGCTGATTTCTTCTCGCTCTACCAGCGGCCAAAGGAAGTCCTGTCACCGGACCTGGTGATTCAGGAGGAGCTGGAACTACGCCCCGGCGAGCAGCGCGATCTCAAACTGTTCGTGCAAGAGCACAGCCGTTATGTCGGCGTGCTGGCCGCCTACCGCGACCTGCCGGAGTCCAGCTGGCGTTTCGTCATTCCGCTGCAGCATAAGACGCAGAACCGCATCGAGCTGACGCTTGACGAGCACGGCATCCAGGCCGCCGACCCACTCGCGAAGGGAACTGATCAATGA
- a CDS encoding sigma 54-interacting transcriptional regulator has product MGRSSVSSLKAVFAESPPSLDADALLGRFAQLSCTSDSDEWLDGLVEIAAQLTDCPLAQLYLLDATHTRLMLSAEWFEGKRQRHEAASLPSDYDGEQLLQYCLNQNRPLSLETLDANLHQTGFLPESARPWRSLLCLPLQDAQGHAAGLLVAANTVGRDLIDAAQSLASLGRFALGQVQLLHRLHGATQPSLAQIPTARPCASDYGLIGDSPRMRAVYRLIGKVLHNPISVLLTGETGTGKELVARAIHDCGARRSQAFVVQNCAALPEHLLESELFGYRKGAFTGAERDHEGLFDAANGGTLFLDEIGDMPLTLQAKLLRVLQEGEVRPLGSTQTHKVDVRIVAATHQDLLKRVELGRFREDLYYRLSLFPIELPPLRERDQDILRLARHFAEKACGFLQRDAVRWSDAALEQLASYGFPGNVRELKGLVERAVLLCDGGELLPEHFNLRTVEDALDSTLNLRERLERVERNLLIDSLRKNGGNQSQAARELGLPRRTLLYRMERLGVSASDL; this is encoded by the coding sequence ATGGGACGGTCGTCTGTGAGTTCGCTTAAGGCGGTATTCGCCGAATCGCCACCCTCGCTGGACGCCGATGCGCTTCTGGGCCGCTTCGCTCAGCTGTCCTGCACGTCCGATTCCGACGAGTGGCTGGATGGGCTGGTTGAGATCGCGGCGCAGTTGACCGACTGCCCGCTCGCCCAGTTGTATCTGCTCGATGCGACCCATACCCGCCTGATGCTGTCGGCCGAATGGTTCGAAGGCAAGCGCCAGCGGCACGAGGCCGCGAGCCTGCCAAGCGACTACGATGGCGAGCAGCTACTGCAATATTGCCTCAATCAGAATCGTCCACTGAGCCTCGAAACGCTCGACGCCAACCTGCACCAGACCGGATTTCTACCCGAGTCAGCGCGGCCGTGGCGCAGCCTGCTGTGCTTGCCTTTGCAAGATGCGCAGGGCCATGCCGCCGGGTTGCTGGTGGCAGCGAATACCGTGGGCCGCGATCTCATTGACGCGGCACAAAGCCTCGCTAGCCTGGGCCGCTTCGCGCTTGGCCAAGTGCAGCTGCTGCATCGTTTGCACGGTGCGACACAGCCGTCCCTCGCGCAAATCCCGACAGCACGACCGTGCGCCAGCGACTACGGACTGATCGGCGACAGTCCGCGCATGCGCGCCGTTTATAGGCTGATCGGGAAGGTCCTGCACAATCCGATCAGTGTGCTTCTCACTGGCGAGACCGGTACCGGCAAAGAGTTGGTTGCTCGTGCCATCCATGATTGCGGTGCACGCCGCAGTCAGGCGTTCGTCGTGCAAAACTGCGCGGCGCTGCCCGAGCATCTGCTTGAAAGCGAGCTGTTCGGCTATCGCAAGGGTGCCTTCACCGGCGCCGAGCGCGACCACGAAGGTCTGTTCGATGCTGCCAACGGCGGCACCTTGTTCCTCGATGAAATCGGCGACATGCCGCTGACCCTGCAGGCCAAGCTGTTGCGGGTCCTGCAGGAAGGCGAAGTCCGACCGCTGGGCAGTACTCAAACCCACAAGGTCGACGTGCGCATCGTCGCTGCAACGCATCAGGATCTGCTCAAGCGCGTCGAGCTGGGCCGCTTCCGTGAGGACCTTTATTACCGACTCTCGCTATTCCCCATCGAACTGCCGCCCCTGCGCGAGCGCGACCAGGACATCCTGCGTCTGGCCCGGCATTTCGCAGAGAAGGCCTGCGGCTTCCTGCAGCGCGATGCGGTGCGTTGGTCGGACGCCGCACTGGAGCAGCTCGCCAGCTATGGTTTCCCGGGCAACGTGCGCGAACTCAAGGGGCTTGTCGAGCGCGCCGTGCTGCTTTGCGACGGCGGGGAGTTGCTGCCGGAGCATTTCAACCTACGCACGGTGGAAGACGCGCTCGACAGCACCCTCAACCTGCGCGAACGGCTGGAGCGCGTCGAACGCAACCTACTGATCGATTCCCTGCGTAAGAACGGCGGTAACCAAAGCCAAGCAGCCCGCGAGCTGGGCCTGCCGCGCCGTACGCTGCTCTATCGTATGGAGCGGCTGGGCGTTAGCGCCAGCGACCTATGA
- the tssG gene encoding type VI secretion system baseplate subunit TssG, which translates to MDAAYGATAPAVNRISRGIREYSLFQGVLLVMDRLKTAHPDLDEESLYEHLEFQANPSLGFPGSDIDRVEFFEERGELRARLRINLISLFGAGSPLPAFYADQALGDSPEGNPTREFLDLFNNRLQRLMLPIWQKYRYHARFSSGARDPLSEQLFALIGLGGEQIRAASELNWKRLLPYLGLLSLRAHSAALIESVLRYYFKHADLRIEQCLERQVEIIAEQQNRLGLANSQLGESLVLGERVRDRGGKFRIHIRQLSWDRFHEFLPVGSGYQPLCALVRFTLRDPLDYDIRLELRRDEIRDLRIGAENPCRLGWTSWLGSERADGMVTLGSQTH; encoded by the coding sequence ATGGACGCCGCGTATGGGGCAACAGCCCCTGCTGTAAACCGGATCAGCCGGGGCATTCGCGAGTACAGCCTGTTCCAGGGTGTACTGTTGGTGATGGACCGCCTGAAGACTGCACACCCCGATCTGGACGAAGAGTCGCTCTACGAACACCTGGAGTTCCAGGCCAACCCGAGCCTAGGTTTTCCCGGCAGCGACATCGATCGCGTGGAGTTCTTCGAAGAGCGCGGCGAGTTGCGAGCACGCCTGCGGATTAATCTGATCAGCCTGTTCGGTGCCGGCTCGCCGCTGCCCGCTTTCTATGCCGACCAGGCATTGGGCGACAGCCCCGAGGGCAACCCGACGCGCGAATTCCTCGATCTGTTCAACAATCGCCTGCAGCGCCTGATGCTGCCGATATGGCAGAAATATCGCTACCACGCGCGCTTCTCCAGCGGCGCGCGCGACCCGTTGTCTGAGCAACTGTTCGCGCTGATCGGACTGGGCGGCGAGCAGATCCGCGCCGCCTCGGAGCTGAACTGGAAGCGCCTGCTGCCCTACCTCGGCCTGCTCAGCCTGCGCGCGCATTCGGCGGCGCTGATCGAGTCGGTGCTGCGTTATTACTTCAAACACGCCGACCTGCGCATCGAACAGTGCCTGGAGCGTCAGGTCGAGATCATCGCCGAGCAGCAGAATCGCCTCGGTCTTGCCAACAGCCAGCTCGGCGAAAGCCTGGTGCTGGGCGAGCGGGTACGTGATCGCGGCGGCAAGTTTCGTATCCATATCCGTCAGCTGAGCTGGGACCGTTTCCACGAATTCCTGCCCGTGGGCAGCGGTTACCAGCCGCTCTGCGCGCTGGTCCGTTTCACGCTGCGTGACCCGCTCGACTACGACATCCGCCTGGAACTGCGCCGGGACGAAATCCGCGACCTGCGCATCGGGGCCGAAAATCCCTGCCGCCTCGGCTGGACCAGCTGGCTCGGCAGCGAACGCGCCGACGGCATGGTCACCCTAGGCAGCCAGACTCATTAA
- a CDS encoding type VI secretion protein translates to MLARYCALVFFAASLALAGCSGNYKFNDDEYRPLGDPQASSRSN, encoded by the coding sequence GTGCTAGCCCGCTATTGCGCCCTCGTTTTTTTCGCTGCATCCCTCGCCCTTGCTGGCTGTTCCGGCAACTACAAATTCAACGACGACGAGTACCGCCCGCTGGGTGATCCGCAGGCGTCGTCCCGCAGCAACTGA
- the tssK gene encoding type VI secretion system baseplate subunit TssK: MSLNRVVWQEGMLLRPQHFQQNDRHYDAQLKLRTQKLGHYAWGFFGLEIDRQFLNMGKLVLSQASGLLPDGSLFEIGAEREPLAVDVSPNTSNTPVYLALPLVTGNHIESRRAEQKDVLARYTAVDEEVADSNAGDASSSQVSTARPDFRLLLGEQQSDQAYVKLKLCDILDTTPDGVISLDPEYIPTFIDFQASSYLLSCLKEVISMLGHRGDILAERIRATGKVGGAEVGDFMMLQLINRYEPVLRHYLGIDRVHPEQIYRELLGLLGELATFSSETKRPRLDGRYLHNDQGLSFRKLMDAIRQVLSMVLEQHAIELLLQQRQYGIQVSPLHDHKLLGSASFVLAASAQCDSEELRTRLPAHLKVGPVERIRQLVNLHLPGIKVKPLPVAPRQIPFHSGKTYFALELNSEELAQLERSGGFAFHVSGEFTGLELKFWAIRN; the protein is encoded by the coding sequence ATGAGCCTGAACAGAGTGGTCTGGCAGGAGGGTATGCTGCTGCGCCCGCAACACTTCCAGCAGAACGACCGTCATTACGACGCGCAGCTCAAGTTGCGTACGCAGAAACTCGGCCACTACGCCTGGGGGTTCTTCGGGCTGGAGATTGACCGTCAGTTTCTCAACATGGGCAAGCTGGTACTCAGCCAGGCCAGCGGCCTCCTTCCTGATGGCAGCCTGTTCGAGATCGGCGCCGAACGTGAACCGCTGGCCGTGGACGTGTCGCCCAATACCAGCAATACCCCGGTCTATCTGGCGCTGCCTCTGGTCACCGGCAACCATATCGAGAGCCGTCGAGCGGAACAGAAAGACGTGCTGGCGCGCTACACCGCCGTCGACGAGGAGGTCGCCGATTCCAACGCCGGTGACGCCAGCAGCAGTCAGGTCAGCACCGCTCGACCGGACTTTCGCCTACTGCTCGGCGAGCAGCAGAGCGACCAAGCCTATGTGAAGCTCAAACTCTGCGACATCCTCGACACCACGCCGGACGGCGTGATCAGCCTCGATCCCGAATACATCCCGACCTTCATCGACTTTCAGGCGTCCAGCTATTTGCTGTCCTGCCTGAAGGAAGTGATCAGCATGCTCGGCCATCGCGGCGACATCTTGGCCGAACGCATCCGCGCCACCGGCAAGGTCGGCGGTGCCGAGGTTGGCGACTTCATGATGCTGCAGCTGATCAACCGCTACGAGCCGGTGCTGCGCCATTACCTGGGCATCGACCGGGTCCACCCCGAACAGATCTATCGCGAGCTGCTGGGATTGCTCGGCGAACTGGCGACCTTCTCCAGCGAAACCAAGCGCCCACGCCTCGATGGCCGCTACCTGCATAATGACCAGGGGCTGTCGTTTCGCAAGCTGATGGATGCGATCCGCCAAGTGCTGTCGATGGTGCTCGAGCAACACGCCATCGAACTGCTGCTACAGCAACGCCAGTACGGCATCCAGGTCTCGCCGCTGCACGACCACAAACTGCTCGGCAGCGCCTCGTTCGTGCTGGCCGCCAGCGCCCAGTGCGACTCAGAAGAATTGCGCACACGCCTGCCGGCACACCTCAAGGTCGGCCCGGTCGAGCGCATTCGCCAGTTGGTCAACCTGCATCTGCCGGGGATCAAGGTCAAACCGCTGCCGGTGGCCCCGCGGCAGATCCCGTTCCACTCCGGCAAAACCTACTTCGCCTTAGAGCTCAACTCCGAGGAGCTGGCGCAACTGGAGCGCTCCGGCGGCTTCGCCTTCCACGTGTCCGGTGAGTTCACCGGGCTTGAGCTGAAATTTTGGGCGATCAGGAACTGA
- the icmH gene encoding type IVB secretion system protein IcmH/DotU, whose amino-acid sequence MIREMDYGQDDKTVILNRHGDAPAHSPLTDFSAPPKFEQLEERMIYAARLRPAETFNISLNPLVAAASSLLSEVVRLKHSFEGEDLHALNQRLSSELKLFEHRALHDGAESSQVMAARYVLCTVIDEAVVTTPWGNESEWSQMSLLSGFHNETFGGEKFFQLLERLSRNPVKHLPMLELMYLCLSLGFEGKYRVLPRGMLELEAVRDSLYRQIRQLRGDVPREVSPHWQGLRDTRRHLVRIVPWWLVALFTLVCLGMLYAGFAWVLGEQRHTVLQPYQPVDPTVQIEPQP is encoded by the coding sequence ATGATCAGAGAAATGGACTACGGACAGGACGACAAGACGGTCATCCTCAATCGCCACGGCGACGCCCCGGCGCACAGCCCGCTAACCGACTTCAGCGCGCCGCCCAAATTCGAGCAGCTGGAGGAGCGGATGATCTACGCCGCCCGCCTGCGCCCGGCGGAAACCTTCAACATCAGCCTCAACCCGCTAGTGGCGGCGGCCTCCTCACTGCTGTCCGAAGTGGTGCGGCTCAAGCACAGCTTCGAAGGCGAGGACCTGCACGCGCTTAATCAGCGCCTGTCGAGCGAGCTCAAGCTATTCGAACACCGCGCCCTGCACGATGGCGCCGAAAGCAGCCAAGTCATGGCCGCGCGCTACGTGCTGTGTACCGTTATCGACGAAGCGGTGGTCACCACGCCCTGGGGCAACGAGAGCGAATGGTCGCAGATGAGCCTGCTGTCGGGCTTCCACAACGAGACCTTCGGAGGCGAGAAATTCTTCCAGCTGCTCGAGCGCCTCTCGCGTAATCCGGTCAAGCACTTGCCGATGCTGGAATTGATGTACCTCTGCCTGTCGCTGGGCTTCGAGGGCAAGTACCGCGTACTGCCGCGCGGCATGCTCGAACTCGAAGCGGTACGCGACAGCCTCTACCGGCAGATCCGCCAGTTGCGCGGCGACGTGCCGCGTGAGGTTTCACCGCACTGGCAAGGACTGCGCGACACGCGTCGGCACCTGGTGCGCATCGTGCCTTGGTGGCTGGTCGCTCTCTTCACGCTGGTCTGCCTGGGCATGCTGTACGCAGGCTTTGCCTGGGTACTTGGCGAGCAACGCCACACCGTGCTGCAGCCGTACCAACCCGTCGATCCAACCGTTCAGATCGAGCCTCAGCCGTAA
- the tagH gene encoding type VI secretion system-associated FHA domain protein TagH yields the protein MELVFDMVSAQQFVPGLISSKTFKQAGGIIGRAEDCDWVIPDRKRVLSSRHAVVSYRDGAFFLTDTSSNGIQLKDSGASLDKGRAQRIEHGSVYCLGDFEIRARLIQDPASFEGDIGRPQPAGSIIPDDAFLDLDPLTALDQQERVYAELDDLTAVLAPSRVQAQQRDYAQIDEENLQIPELVMLTPAVQPKASPEPERLPPDFWTRFGEALGVSLDDLDEQARQALALKAASLLKQSVGGLQQALRTRGELKNELRLSLTTVQSAGNNPLKHSIDSGEALSLLLRNGKAGQLPAEQAVARAYRDLQAHQVAMLAASRAAIKGMFEQLSPEQLALRFERDNKPLISTSGGRWRAYRRLHQAMQRDDDWSERLFTRDFVQAYEEQVRLIATLNTNLQG from the coding sequence ATGGAACTGGTTTTCGATATGGTCAGTGCGCAGCAGTTCGTACCGGGCCTCATCAGCAGCAAAACCTTCAAGCAGGCCGGCGGCATCATTGGCCGCGCCGAGGATTGCGATTGGGTCATTCCGGACCGCAAGCGCGTGCTGTCCAGCCGCCACGCCGTGGTGAGCTACCGGGACGGCGCATTCTTCCTCACCGACACCAGCAGCAACGGCATTCAGCTCAAGGACAGCGGCGCCAGCCTGGACAAGGGCCGGGCGCAGCGCATCGAGCACGGCAGCGTCTACTGCCTGGGCGACTTCGAAATCCGTGCTCGGCTGATCCAGGACCCGGCTTCCTTCGAAGGCGACATCGGCCGTCCGCAGCCGGCCGGCAGCATCATTCCCGACGATGCCTTTCTCGATCTCGACCCGCTGACCGCGCTGGACCAGCAAGAGCGCGTCTACGCCGAGTTGGACGACCTGACCGCCGTGCTCGCCCCGTCTCGAGTCCAGGCGCAACAGCGTGACTACGCACAGATCGATGAGGAAAACCTGCAGATTCCCGAGCTGGTGATGCTTACACCCGCTGTCCAACCCAAAGCCTCGCCCGAACCCGAGCGCCTGCCGCCGGACTTCTGGACGCGATTCGGCGAGGCGCTAGGCGTCAGCCTGGACGATCTCGACGAGCAGGCGCGCCAAGCGCTGGCTCTAAAAGCGGCGAGTCTACTCAAGCAAAGCGTCGGCGGGCTGCAGCAGGCGTTGCGCACCCGTGGCGAGCTGAAAAACGAGTTGCGTCTGTCACTGACCACCGTGCAGAGCGCCGGCAATAATCCGCTCAAGCACAGCATCGACAGTGGCGAAGCGCTGAGTCTTCTGCTGCGCAACGGCAAGGCCGGCCAGTTGCCGGCTGAGCAAGCCGTAGCGCGTGCCTACCGTGATCTGCAGGCGCACCAGGTGGCAATGCTGGCCGCCAGCCGGGCGGCCATCAAGGGCATGTTCGAGCAGCTGTCGCCGGAACAACTGGCGCTGCGCTTCGAACGCGACAACAAACCGCTGATTTCCACGTCCGGCGGACGCTGGCGCGCATACCGGCGACTGCATCAAGCCATGCAGCGCGACGACGACTGGAGCGAACGGCTGTTCACACGCGACTTCGTCCAGGCTTACGAGGAGCAGGTGCGCCTGATCGCCACGCTCAACACCAACCTTCAAGGATGA
- the tssH gene encoding type VI secretion system ATPase TssH, which yields MINVDLQQLVQALDSETKRDLEVAAERCVMRGGSKILVEDVLLGLLERPEGLLARALQDADIEPGALAQALQPRGEHSESRNPVFSAELVQWLQDALLVGNLELGQSQIDQAALILALLRNPMRYAGSHYQPLLARLNAERLREFALAQQPQAAPGKATPTGESNLSRFTHNFTQQARDGKLDPVLCRDAAIRQMIDILARRRKSNPIVVGEAGVGKTAIVEGLALRIAAGEVPEALKGVELLCLDLGLLQAGASVKGEFERRLQGVIDEVKASPKPVILFIDEAHTLIGAGGQAGSGDAANLLKPALARGELRTIAATTWSEYKKYFEKDPALARRFQPVQLHEPTVDEAVTILRGLAPVYEKSHGIYLRDDAVVAAAELSARYLAGRQLPDKAVDVLDTACARVRISLAAAPEALERLRGEIAEGERQGLALRRDLDAGLQIETDGLNRLETRLASARAELEQLETRWSAQRSLAERLLELRKQCAAARLNPEIETDEEARPDLEQLEAELRDIQTELAGAQVAERLVSFEVCPRLVAEVISHWTGVPLSQLAREHNSKVLSFADDLRRRVRGQEQAIEALDRSMRATAAGLNKPDAPVGVFLLVGPSGVGKTETALALADLLYGGERFLTTINMSEFQEKHSVSRLIGAPPGYVGYGEGGMLTEAVRQKPHSVVLLDEVEKADPDVMNIFYQIFDKGVANDGEGREINFRNTLILMTSNLASDRIANLCQGGQQPAAEELELAIRPALTQHFKPAFLARMRVVPYYPVQGELLRELVALKLSRFGERLARRQLRFSHCEALVDDLAERCTHSDSGARLIDHLIDQYLQPQVVDRLLDAMAGGETLRQVHATLDSDGTVVCEFA from the coding sequence ATGATTAATGTAGACCTCCAACAATTGGTCCAGGCCCTCGATTCCGAGACCAAGCGCGACCTGGAAGTGGCAGCCGAACGCTGCGTGATGCGGGGCGGTAGCAAGATCTTGGTCGAAGATGTGCTGCTGGGCCTGCTGGAACGCCCCGAAGGCTTACTCGCACGTGCTCTGCAGGACGCCGACATTGAACCGGGCGCACTGGCCCAGGCGCTGCAGCCGCGCGGTGAACACAGCGAATCGCGCAACCCGGTGTTTTCCGCAGAATTGGTGCAGTGGCTGCAAGACGCCCTGCTGGTGGGCAACCTTGAACTCGGCCAGAGCCAGATCGACCAGGCCGCCCTGATCCTTGCGCTGCTGCGCAACCCGATGCGTTACGCCGGTAGCCACTATCAGCCGCTACTGGCACGTTTGAATGCCGAGCGCCTGCGCGAGTTCGCCCTGGCGCAGCAGCCGCAGGCTGCTCCGGGCAAGGCGACGCCGACGGGCGAATCTAACTTGTCGCGCTTCACTCACAATTTCACCCAGCAGGCGCGCGACGGCAAACTCGACCCGGTGCTGTGCCGCGACGCAGCGATCCGCCAGATGATCGATATCCTCGCCCGTCGCCGCAAGAGCAACCCGATCGTGGTCGGCGAAGCTGGCGTCGGCAAGACCGCCATCGTCGAAGGACTGGCTCTGCGCATCGCCGCAGGGGAAGTACCGGAAGCGCTCAAGGGCGTCGAGTTGCTGTGCCTGGATCTCGGGCTGTTGCAAGCAGGCGCGAGCGTCAAGGGTGAGTTCGAACGTCGCCTGCAAGGAGTGATCGACGAGGTCAAAGCCTCACCGAAACCGGTCATCTTGTTCATCGATGAGGCCCACACCCTGATCGGCGCTGGTGGCCAAGCCGGCAGCGGCGATGCGGCCAACTTGCTCAAGCCGGCCCTGGCGCGGGGCGAACTGCGCACCATCGCCGCCACCACCTGGAGCGAGTACAAAAAATACTTCGAGAAGGATCCGGCCCTCGCACGGCGCTTCCAGCCGGTCCAGCTGCACGAGCCCACCGTCGACGAAGCGGTGACAATCCTCCGCGGCCTCGCGCCGGTTTACGAAAAGAGCCACGGTATCTACCTGCGCGACGACGCCGTGGTCGCCGCCGCCGAGCTATCAGCCCGTTACCTCGCCGGGCGCCAGTTGCCCGACAAGGCGGTGGACGTGCTCGACACCGCCTGCGCCCGGGTACGTATCAGCCTGGCGGCCGCGCCGGAAGCGCTGGAACGTCTGCGTGGCGAAATCGCCGAAGGTGAGCGTCAGGGGCTGGCCCTGCGCCGCGATCTCGACGCCGGTCTGCAGATCGAAACCGATGGCCTGAACCGTCTGGAAACCCGCCTGGCCAGTGCCCGCGCCGAACTCGAACAGCTGGAGACCCGCTGGTCAGCTCAACGCAGCCTCGCCGAGCGCCTGCTGGAGTTGCGCAAGCAATGCGCTGCCGCTCGACTGAATCCCGAAATCGAGACCGACGAAGAAGCGCGCCCCGATCTCGAACAGCTCGAAGCCGAGCTGCGTGATATCCAGACCGAACTCGCCGGCGCCCAGGTCGCCGAACGGCTGGTGAGCTTCGAAGTCTGCCCGCGCCTGGTGGCCGAGGTGATCAGCCACTGGACCGGCGTGCCGCTTTCTCAACTGGCGCGCGAGCACAACAGCAAGGTACTCAGCTTCGCCGACGACCTGCGCCGTCGCGTGCGCGGCCAGGAGCAGGCCATCGAGGCGCTGGACCGCTCGATGCGCGCCACCGCCGCCGGCCTCAACAAGCCCGACGCGCCGGTTGGCGTGTTCCTACTGGTAGGGCCGAGCGGGGTCGGCAAGACCGAAACCGCGCTGGCGCTGGCCGACCTGCTGTATGGCGGCGAGCGCTTCCTCACCACCATCAACATGTCGGAATTCCAGGAAAAGCACAGCGTATCCCGGCTGATCGGTGCGCCACCCGGCTACGTGGGTTATGGCGAAGGCGGCATGCTGACCGAGGCGGTGCGGCAGAAACCCCACTCGGTGGTGCTGCTCGACGAGGTCGAGAAAGCCGACCCGGACGTGATGAACATTTTCTACCAGATCTTCGACAAGGGCGTAGCCAACGACGGCGAGGGCCGAGAGATCAACTTCCGCAACACCCTGATTCTGATGACCAGCAACCTGGCCAGCGACCGTATCGCCAACCTCTGCCAGGGCGGCCAGCAGCCCGCGGCCGAAGAGCTGGAACTGGCCATCCGCCCTGCCCTGACCCAGCACTTCAAACCCGCTTTCCTCGCCCGCATGCGGGTGGTGCCCTACTACCCGGTGCAAGGCGAGCTGCTCAGAGAACTGGTGGCGCTCAAGCTGTCGCGCTTCGGCGAGCGCCTGGCCCGTCGCCAACTGCGCTTCAGCCACTGCGAAGCACTGGTGGACGACCTGGCCGAGCGCTGCACCCACAGCGACAGCGGCGCGCGCCTGATCGACCATCTGATCGACCAATACCTGCAGCCACAGGTAGTTGATCGCCTGCTCGATGCCATGGCCGGAGGCGAAACGCTCAGGCAAGTGCACGCCACCCTCGACAGTGATGGGACGGTCGTCTGTGAGTTCGCTTAA